Proteins encoded together in one Variovorax paradoxus window:
- a CDS encoding acetyl-CoA carboxylase family protein translates to MFTKILIANRGEIAVRLVRALRDLGIASVAVHARDDASALHVQLADAAVALDATGPSAYLDIGGLVAVARAQGCDAVHPGYGFLSERADFAQACAAAGLTFIGPTPEQLALFGDKARARALAAQCDVPVMPGSTGTVTLAQAQAFFAEQQAQGAGVMIKAIGGGGGRGMRAVLHAGELPEAHARCTSEAKAAFGVEGVYVERLMRNARHIEVQVLGDGHAVASLGERECTLQRRFQKLVEIAPSPSLPDSLRAQITHAALRMAKAVGYRSLGTFEFLVDTESATLPFVFIEANPRLQVEHTVTEAVSGLDLVQLQIAVAAGQPLNALGIDADRTAPQRGFAVQWRINAETLDAHGNARPSGGTLARFDLPAGPGVRIDTHGYAGLAPSPHYDTLLAKLIVHSPSPHFADALRRSLRALDECHIDGIATNLSLLRAIAARPEFASQAVHTRFVEAHLGDLLASAVAFEKKSPRKTAPTSEVGNAAPASSSDDEDGLTVKAPMPAKLVQFEVALGDVLPAGAQLGVLEAMKMEHLLHAPAAGRVIALLAEPGDYLVEGQSLVRLEPVDAQAVEPEAHGGHDLDAIRPDLQKVIDRHAYTLDANREAAVAKRHAQGGRTARENIADLCDTASDPGNFIEYGALAIAAQTRRRTLEDLIANTPADGMVTGLGSINAKLFGPEKSRCAVLAYDYTVLAGTQGMRNHHKTDRLLAVAHQLKLPVVLFAEGGGGRPGDTDMPIVAGLNNHTFSQFAALSGKVPVVGIVHGRCFAGNAALLGCADVIIATKASNIGMSGPAMIEGGGLGSFAPEQIGPSSVQSRNGVIDILVEDEAAAVAAARQYLSYFQGPVAEWHCADPRALRHVVPENRLRVYDVRSAMRGVADTGSLLELRAGFGAGIVTALARIEGKPVGLMANNPHHLGGAIDVEAADKSARFMQLCNAHGLPIVSLCDTPGFMVGPEIEAQAQVRHVCRMFMVASHLRVPFFAVVLRKGYGLGAQAMTAGGFDAPVFTVAWPSGEFGAMGLEGAVRLGYRKELAAEPEGAARDALFKRLVAQQYANGEAIHMAQTLEIDAVIDPAETRTWLVRGLASAGRSVEAALPYVDTW, encoded by the coding sequence TTGTTCACCAAGATCCTGATTGCCAACCGCGGCGAGATTGCCGTGCGCCTGGTGCGCGCACTGCGTGACCTGGGCATTGCCAGCGTGGCGGTGCATGCGCGCGACGATGCATCGGCGCTGCACGTGCAGTTGGCCGATGCGGCCGTCGCGCTCGACGCAACCGGCCCGTCTGCGTACCTCGACATCGGTGGGCTGGTCGCCGTCGCGCGCGCGCAGGGCTGCGATGCGGTGCACCCCGGCTACGGCTTCTTGAGCGAGCGTGCCGACTTCGCTCAGGCTTGCGCGGCCGCGGGCCTGACGTTTATTGGGCCGACGCCCGAACAGCTTGCGCTGTTCGGCGACAAGGCCCGCGCACGCGCGCTCGCCGCGCAATGCGACGTGCCCGTGATGCCAGGGAGCACCGGCACGGTAACGCTCGCACAGGCGCAGGCTTTCTTTGCCGAGCAGCAGGCGCAAGGCGCGGGCGTGATGATCAAGGCCATCGGTGGCGGCGGCGGGCGCGGCATGCGCGCCGTGCTCCATGCCGGAGAATTGCCTGAAGCGCATGCACGCTGCACATCCGAGGCCAAGGCCGCATTCGGCGTGGAGGGCGTGTACGTGGAGCGCCTGATGCGCAATGCGCGCCACATCGAGGTGCAGGTGCTGGGCGACGGCCATGCGGTGGCAAGCCTCGGCGAGCGGGAGTGCACCTTGCAGCGGCGCTTCCAGAAGCTGGTGGAAATTGCACCCAGCCCTTCGCTTCCGGATTCGCTTCGGGCGCAGATCACGCATGCGGCGCTTCGCATGGCCAAGGCCGTCGGCTATCGCAGCCTGGGCACTTTCGAATTTCTGGTCGATACCGAATCGGCCACGCTGCCCTTCGTTTTCATCGAGGCCAACCCACGCCTGCAGGTCGAGCACACGGTGACCGAGGCCGTGAGCGGGCTCGACCTGGTGCAGCTGCAGATTGCGGTGGCCGCGGGCCAGCCGCTGAACGCGCTGGGCATCGATGCGGACCGCACTGCGCCGCAGCGCGGCTTTGCAGTGCAATGGCGCATCAACGCGGAAACGCTCGATGCGCACGGCAATGCGCGGCCATCCGGCGGCACGCTTGCGCGCTTCGATCTGCCGGCGGGGCCGGGCGTGCGCATCGACACGCATGGCTACGCAGGCCTTGCGCCTTCGCCGCACTACGACACGCTGCTTGCCAAGCTGATCGTGCACTCGCCGTCGCCGCACTTCGCCGACGCATTGCGCCGCTCGCTTCGCGCGCTGGACGAATGCCATATCGACGGCATCGCGACCAATCTCTCATTGCTGCGCGCCATTGCGGCGCGGCCCGAGTTCGCGAGCCAGGCAGTGCACACGCGCTTCGTCGAAGCGCATCTTGGCGACCTGCTCGCATCGGCAGTCGCGTTCGAGAAGAAGAGCCCCAGAAAAACCGCACCAACTTCCGAAGTCGGGAACGCGGCACCTGCAAGTTCTTCGGATGACGAAGACGGCCTCACGGTCAAGGCGCCCATGCCCGCGAAGCTGGTGCAGTTCGAGGTGGCGTTGGGCGATGTGCTTCCCGCCGGTGCGCAGCTTGGTGTGCTCGAAGCGATGAAGATGGAGCACCTGCTGCATGCGCCCGCCGCCGGCAGGGTGATCGCGTTGCTGGCCGAACCGGGTGACTACCTGGTCGAGGGACAGTCGCTGGTGCGGCTGGAGCCCGTCGATGCGCAGGCGGTCGAACCCGAGGCACACGGCGGGCACGACCTCGATGCGATCCGCCCCGATCTGCAGAAGGTGATCGACCGGCATGCCTACACACTCGACGCCAACCGCGAGGCCGCCGTGGCCAAGCGGCACGCGCAAGGCGGGCGCACCGCGCGCGAGAACATTGCCGACCTGTGCGACACCGCGTCCGATCCGGGCAACTTCATCGAATACGGCGCGCTTGCCATTGCCGCGCAAACGCGGCGGCGCACGCTCGAAGACCTGATTGCCAACACGCCGGCAGACGGCATGGTGACGGGCCTTGGCAGCATCAACGCAAAGCTGTTCGGCCCCGAGAAGTCGCGTTGCGCCGTGCTGGCCTACGACTACACGGTGCTGGCCGGCACGCAAGGCATGCGCAACCACCACAAGACCGACCGGCTGCTGGCAGTGGCGCACCAGCTGAAGCTGCCGGTGGTGCTGTTTGCCGAAGGCGGCGGCGGACGGCCCGGCGATACAGACATGCCCATTGTTGCGGGCCTCAACAACCACACCTTCAGCCAGTTTGCGGCGCTCTCGGGCAAGGTGCCGGTGGTGGGCATCGTGCACGGCCGCTGCTTCGCGGGCAATGCGGCGCTTTTGGGTTGCGCGGACGTGATCATTGCCACCAAGGCAAGCAACATCGGCATGAGCGGCCCCGCGATGATCGAGGGCGGCGGGCTCGGCAGCTTTGCGCCGGAACAGATCGGCCCGAGCAGCGTGCAGTCGCGCAACGGCGTGATCGACATCCTCGTGGAAGACGAAGCGGCTGCGGTGGCTGCGGCCAGGCAATACCTCTCGTACTTCCAGGGCCCGGTGGCAGAGTGGCATTGCGCCGACCCGCGCGCGCTGCGCCACGTGGTGCCCGAGAACCGGCTGCGCGTGTACGACGTGCGCTCGGCAATGCGCGGCGTGGCCGACACGGGCTCGCTGCTGGAGCTGCGCGCCGGCTTTGGCGCGGGCATTGTCACTGCGCTGGCGCGCATCGAGGGCAAGCCGGTGGGGCTGATGGCCAACAACCCGCACCACCTCGGCGGCGCCATCGATGTGGAGGCGGCCGACAAGTCCGCGCGCTTCATGCAGCTGTGCAACGCGCACGGGCTGCCGATCGTCTCGCTGTGCGACACGCCCGGCTTCATGGTTGGGCCGGAGATCGAGGCGCAGGCGCAGGTGCGGCACGTGTGCCGCATGTTCATGGTGGCCTCGCACCTGCGCGTGCCTTTCTTTGCCGTCGTGCTGCGCAAGGGCTATGGCCTGGGTGCGCAGGCCATGACGGCCGGC